In Xiphophorus maculatus strain JP 163 A chromosome 9, X_maculatus-5.0-male, whole genome shotgun sequence, the genomic window tttttgcatcTGCAGCGTTCACTACAGGAAACGTTTCTTgcactttatttgaaatgtttattttcttattcaaaaaaaggaatttaattcatttatttgcatctaAAGTCTTAAATGACAAATCTGCAGGATgtgctcatttttaaaatatgattaatcgattaattgtcagaataatcgattaatcagtaACAAAAATAGCTGTTAATTGCAGTTCTAAAAAGTACAAAGCTCAGACAGGAACTGAGCTCAGAGGAGGAAGTTTATCTTTGCAGTATTCTGCCCCCAAGTGGCAGATTATGGTAACTGCTGCTTGTGTTAATGATGGTGGAGTCAACATCTTTCTCTTCAGAGCTCAAAGCTCTTCCTTCACCCACCGAAGAGGTCAGAAAACACCGCAAAAACACCCGGGAAAAACCTGTGAAGAATCTGAACATCTGatattctgtgtgtttttatctttagaaaataatttcctctgctgacaaaaacaaagacgaTGAGCTGGACTTCAACGAGTTCGCCAAGTACCTGAAGGAGCATGAGAAGAAGCTGCGCCTGACTTTCAAGAGCTTGGACAAAAACAGAGACGGTATGGAGAAATGCCATTCAGctttaaactaaaaaattttttttgagtTTATCTGCTTGAGCTGTGCTCATTTATTCCAACAGGTCAAGTAGATTACATGGAGATCCAGCAGTCGTTCGCCGATCTGGGTCTGGAGATCACCAAGGAAGACGCAAAGAAGAtccttcagaggtttttctgtttgtctcttaTTGCTGCGGTTAACGAACTGGATCTGATACAGTCTTATGTGGATTTCTAGAAATAGAAAGCTTAAAATGAAAGTGTAGCATAAAGTGGAAGGTGGAGACCAGTGTGAGGGGCTGATAACCAGGGAGCGGTGGGGGAACGCAGTGCCACATGATAAAGAGCTACTGAGAAGAAAACTGACATAAAAAATACTCACAGCTGGACACAAACTCCTCACTAAATCAGGTCTAAATGAATTTCCTGCAACATTTGTGCTACTCTGATACTCAAATGTGATTCATTTAAGTTTAGAGGGAAACTTAAAttgaatttgatttgaaaatgtaagttTTCAAGGTTTGATTTCTATATtaagtgcttgatattcaaactgcacatttttgtagTAAAGTGTAATCCATCGTttgattaagttttaatttgataGCCAGATATGTTCATTCACCTaatcagacacatttttttctcactgtctgaagttaaatcagacaaatttttcttgtttttggtcagttagaatgatcaaaattatttctatttactaaataCCAGAAAACTTGGTGATTGGTGAAAATTttctttagagatttttttttttatcccagaCAACTTGTTTGGATTATTTCAGTGTAATTAAAatctattatatatatttattatttaacaataattgaaaacaaattatatttaattgaaaaacagttttggattccttttctcttttttttgcttttctcatCGTCACTCCAACTTTCTAGTTTTCTGCATCTATTTGTTTATCTCAGAAAACGTTTTCTGTGGTATAATGTTGCCACTATCATGATTTAATTTGCATCTGTGTGTTCAGAATGATTTGCATTGTTAGCTTTCTGTTCGTCGTTTGCATGTAGGCAAAAAAACACCTTCTTGCACAATACATGTCTGCTGATTCCTCTTTTGGGCTTGTGTTAGCATTgggactgaaacaattaatcacattaattgtgattaatcagctattgaaataatcattaattaatttagcaatcaattaatcattaactggagtataaagATTATAAAAACAGTCATTTACTGAGAGAACAACACACTCTGAGCAGTAATTAGGCCCAAActgttgcttttaaaataaaaaaacacctttgtctgtaCAGATATTCTTCCTagaactcctcaagtgacaATTTTAGCTCCACCAGGTTCAAATTGTATGAAAAAATGTCTCCTATTTATCACCTTTTCCCATTATTGATttgttaatccaaaaaataaccAACAGATCTGCTCTTGCTGTTGTTAAGTCGAGCAGAAAAGGCTGCGCTTTTCACGTAAGAAGTATattttggggcgtgctgtggtggtgcagggggttagcaggccccacgtttggaggccttagtcctcgacgcagacgactcccggtcccggcgacctttgccgcatgtcttccccgatatcctcgccctccttcctgtctgcctactgtcgcaaaaaatacgagccactagcgccgcaaaaactcttcggagaaaaaatggggaaaaaagaaataaaaatgaagtataatttagctgcagatgcatcatCATCTCCAAATAATCAAGCATACAAGGAATGCTGTTATCGTCGCATTTTAGGctataaaatctgtattttcttattttaaaaaggaatttaaatagttctttgtttgcatattttaatgtttttataaaattgcaTATAAAAGgctaaaatgaaaatctgcaaaatccaactaatcgattaattgtcagaataattattagattaatcaataactgaGATAAGCGTTAGTTGCAGCCCCAGTTAACATGAAGGAAGATTTTCTAGTTTTTCCTGTTATTGCCAGGTCTTGAGAGTGCCATAATGTTGCTCGCCTTCCAGGTTTAGGTCATGGTATTTTATATTCGTTTATCTTACAAGATCCTCAAAATACATTTGAAGTATTCACCGGTGTGTTTTAACACGACAAACCGGTGAAATTCAATAGATTTACACAAAGAAACATAAAGTGACACATAAAGAGGTGGTGACATGCGAtgaatgagagaaaacaaaaagtagaacAGGATGTGTGTTGGTGTGAGTCAGACAGATGTGGTTTGAAAACCACAGCAAAGGGCGCGTGCCAATTTACTGAACAGACACAAAGGAATTTAAGCaacaatcagaaacaaataTAACAACATAAAGGTCGTTTAGGGCTGCACCTAACATTTactctatcaattattctgacgattaatcaattaatcaaataaaacatggcaAATTCTCCAAATTTCATTTAACtacttaagcctttttaaaaaaatacaatattagatatacattaaaagatgcaaataaggaaatgtatttacattcttaaatagaaaaaacattttatttcctaaaatgcaacaacaaagcATTCCTCTAGTGTATGATTAATCATTAGTAGCAAAAACGTCAACATATGAAAAGCTCAgcacttttctgtttgacttaaTATCAATACAGCgtagggctgatctgttgatcttttttatattaatcaatTATCAATTGAACAGCAACATGTGCTTGAtaggaaatttatttatttacataatttgaCTTTAGGAGAATCTAAATTCTGCCACTAGAAGCGTTCTCAGgggaacatatttacagacattttttaatcttaaatgttatatatatacatatacagtatatattgtaCAATATAGACTTAATTACTGCTGTaaatatgttgctttttcaGCAAGGGGTGTTTTTTGAGTCTGTGTTCTcaagttaacaattaatcgatcaCTATATTTGTTGATGattattgaaattattgattaatcatgattagtctgattaattgtttaatttaaaatggatattttaaatgaaaatgtttttctctatgTTTTTCTCCAGTATTGATTCTGATGGTACCATGTCGTTGGACTGGAATGAATGGAGGGAGCACTTCCTGTTAAACCCGGCAACCAGCCTGCAGGAGATCATTCGCTACTGGAAGCACAGCACGGTAAgagcagccatcttgtttttcaCCAACGattaaagagaaatcctccaatcactaaaatctgacattacttaatttttgtttacatttcatgaagaaggaagttggactcagtgtcttctttacagattttcatgttgtttcctttagtGGTTCTGgtacagcgcccccacagggcgaggaggggaacgtttttttcaaattgtttggTCCATTCGACTTAGTGCAGTGAGAAAGAAAACCGGGgcatctgaaaatgtaacaattgtTACAACTTTGATCTCCAGTCGAACTAAATCTGCCAGATTATCAGtagtaaaaacagctttaattaaaggtgcagtattaTGTGATTTCCAGGCAcactgtcattttatagcataatgaagtaactatgttaacttcagtggTTATAAAAATGCGatataaatcaaatatgatttaaagggaatttgactttgtaatttaacgcttgaaattgggcatctgtctctttaaaaactcctgctctttctaagACTccacctccaggaagtcatcccaacatggctcctctattaaccctttatcaacatttttactaGCATTTTAGTGAGTAGTAGCTCCTGTAATAAGTTCAACAAGGTggttgctaattactgctggctagtctgaaggaactgagtggggGAAGGCTGCTCTGTAATGCAGAAGCTCAGAAGTTTCGaaaggaggagctgcgccttgaaggcggagctaggtccaacaAGGCGCTTagcacaactgaatggttggtttggagattaaaagatttctcaaacatggatgaaagaatcaaagcaaaactctaaatatgtttttgatgagggaataacattagaacatgatctaaagctaaaaaagtagatttttacaGATATTATTTCCCCTTTAAAGGAAATATGCTATGATGTTCGGTTGTTTTTCTATGTCTAGAACAAtcctttatgattatatatctTTATTTTGGTAGCTTACATATTccactcattaatttattttgctcataaactgaaatatgttgaatttcttataaaatactaaaaccCAGAAACAGAGCCGCCTCAGCCCGAGTCTAATCTCTGATGCTCACCTTCTCCGTTCAGTGTGGATAAATTACCGCCTGCTTTCTAAACGCAGCCGAGATTAGCTAATTTCAATCTGACCTGCGTGCAGATTAGCCCCTCAGAGGGATTTGGAAGGCATGAGTAGAAAGGAAGAGCGTCTGGAGAAGAGTAGGAATGAGGAGCCGGGACTTCAGCAAAGATTCTGGCTCTTTATTAGAATCGTGTGAAGGGAAACAGGAACTTTGTGGCTCTGCAGATCCGTTGAAGGCTTTGGACGGCCATGGCTCTGCTGCAGCAACATGCTAACTGGGGTTTCCTCAAATTTGAAGATGGAGGAGGCGTCTTTGAGGTGGATGTGGTAGGTTTTCACAATCTGttaaaaatatagaaactaTAAATTCAGCCGttttcagtggaaaaataatctatttccaaaaaataaaaataaaatttcagcaTCAAGTTACCGCTTTTGGAAAGTCAAAtgcttttgacttttgaaacttttttcttgaaATTCTTTTTAGCTTAAtcttaaaagttgctttttctTAAAGCAAATTTCTACTATTCAAActtagaattttttaaaagaaaatctttgggataTTAGAATGTActtggttttttttctataaaatttgaGTGTCTTGGTGGAAAATAACTCATCATAATAGGCCAACATAATTACTACttcattctcctaatattacgactttattcaggtaacattaaaactttattctctatattatttagattttattgtcaTATGCCCGTGCTCTAGTaacattatgattttattttgtaaaaaaccctcaaaacatttaaaaataaatcttagcCTGtcccttttattttttgaattcagagtcaaaataaatacaagatgtcaaacaagatggcgacCTTGGGAACCCAAGGAGTGCAttgggggagaaaaagaaatccagaattaaatgtttgaaaaccaaaaattcaaTGTTTGATTGATTAAAATCTCTTTATTTGCCCATCCCTAAAACTTTGACTTACTCGTGATGGAAACAAACAGCTGTGggatttaaatcagatttaatgAGAGTGAATGTGTTTCCTCCAGGTTCTGGATATTGGCGACAGCCTGACCATCCCGGATGAGTTCACGGAAGAGGAGAAGACAACGGGTTTGTGGTGGAAGCAGCTGATGTCGGGGGCCGTTGCGGGAGCCGTGTCCCGCACAGGAACCGCCCCGCTGGACAGAATGAAGGTCTTCATGCAGGTGCGTCACAAGCAATTTTATGTTAATCTTGTACTTTATTGGGCCTTTCAACATAAATTATTGCTTATTATTGTGTCAAATAATTCCAGGGATCAGCTCTGAtctgaatataaaattatttttatacgGATGGAAACAATTAATCTAATCGATTAGTAGCTTCGGTTTGTTATCTTTTAGCGTTGTGATTtagccgccatccagcagagggcgctgctcGTCATTCTTAAACTGAGCCGTGCgtacagaaattaaaaatggcGGCAGGATTATTCCAGAACGGAAAAGAGAAATGGTTCAGAGTCCGGTGTGAGACGCAAAATGCACTTTATtcggttttattttgaattataaGCTCTCGCCAAACTCCTTACTGTAATTTCCACCCTGATGGCGCTGATTCAGCCGAGCTTCATGACGGAACAGCGTCAActtctcatttaaaaatgactgcTGGGCCACGAAGGTAAGGCTGCGATGACAGCAAAGAGCAGGACGACGCAGAAAAGTTTTAACATGATTGAAAAagcataacaaaaaaacaactaatgccAAATAACGAGGTTGGTTTTGAGGAATGTTGTGACTTAAGTCACTTTCTGAAGCgaagttttaaaatttcttcaagAGCAAACAGACTGTAGTTCTGTATGAATACAGCGGCGCATTAGGGTTATTGTAGATGACAAAATGAGTACATTTACGGAAAAACCCTAGATTTTAAGAggaatcttttttctttctacgATGTCCCAATATGctgttttttccacatattttattcttttcgttttttatttatctatttagcAGTCTAAGAAATTCCTGTTTTAATGTATCTCATAAATTTGTCTAATTTGTTAATCTGACAAttacaattttctgtttattcagtcagtgtTTAATACAACTGACACAAACTATTAAAAAGATTGGAccaatcaactttagattaaccTAGTAATCGATAACTTGCATCCCTTCTTGCTGAATCTGCTTTTAGGAATCAGTtttaattcttgttttctttaatctgcAGGTTCACGCCTCAAAGAGCAACAAAATCAGCCTGGTGGGAGGCTTTAAGCAGATGTTAAAAGAAGGAGGGGTGACGTCTTTGTGGAGAGGAAACGGCATCAACGTCCTGAAGATCGCCCCGGAGACAGCCATTAAATTCATGGCATACGAACAggcatgtatttttataatttgttgaattcttttcttttgcGTATTTCAGATACTTACTGAAGTGTCTCCTCAGTATAAGAAGCTGCTGGCCAGTGAACCGGGGAAGGTCCAGACCCATGAGAGGTTCATGGCGGGATCGTTGGCTGGAGCCACGGCGCAAACTGCCATCTACCCCATGGAGGTGAGACAAGATGGAGCTTTTCTTACCCCATGTAGGAAAaacatgcactgcaaaaacacaaagtcttaccaagtgtaaatattttactacactagaaataagacagaactaactgacaagtaacttttcatcaagatgtaggagtcaataattacttaatattaatatttaaaaagtgctaCTTTCACAGATAGATTAATTTACTTATAACAttagaaaatgtctttattataagtgaaataatctccctgTGGAGctaatacttaaaaaaaaaaatcaatattaaggaattgttggcttaaaacaggggtctcaaactccagtcctccagccgctgtcctgcagtttttagatgagccacaggtacaaaactctggaatgaaatgacttaatttcctcctcctggtgtagatcagttctccagagcttaatgacctaattattctgttcaggtggtgcagcagaggcacatctgaaagttgcaggacagaggccctgcaggactggagtttgagacccctggtttaaaacaagcttctatattttgcttaaatatacttaagttagttttttcttatttcaagtgcacttagatatttgcaccagaaactagaccaaaaatacttggtaaaattttatgtttttggagtGTAGGAGTGAATTTCCAATTCTTTGTGATCTCAGTTTGTGCAGGTTGAACCAATACTGCAAAATTAGGTTTTcaagtaaatgaaaatgtgcaaattttgaCCTTTCTTCCTATAAACAATAGCAAGTCATGCTGGTTTGCTGCAGTAATTCACAATaccaataaaaaaactcaagaaGGTTTTCATCCCAGGATTTATACTTTGAGctataaactataaaagtaaaagttttcagtGGTTGAATGATTCAACCTGATGATCATTCAACCAGAAAtttaatgacacattttaaatttgatcagAAACATTGTTCTTGTAGCATATTTTCTTGTTccaattgaattatttttaacttttttcatcATAAACTTTGAAAAGTGTCCAAAGAAGATGcaaattttgtgtttctggcAGTTTTATATCGGGTTGATTACAATATGTGGAAGTCAGAAAGTTGCAAAACAAGTTCAGCGTGACATGTTTCTTTTCTACTTCAAgtcagactttttgtttttttcgtaCTTCCCTAACTCATTGTATTGATATGTGAATGGATAATTATCCAAACAGTGGGTAATATTAACAATTTTCATCcttgaaattcagaaatttccaagtttttcttgaaaatttctgagattgttCTAAAAAATTCTGACTCcttttcaaaagttgaaaatcttTTGACTTTTcgaacttggaaatttctgtttCTTCCAGACAcgtttttagattaatttcagaattttttttctaacaaatgtaaactttttaaaatcagaaggtTTCttagattaatcaaaaaatttgtgcttttcttttagcaaattttcaacttttcaaactctgaaatttccaagttcttttcaaaaatatttctgagattaacctccaattttaggtttttttttttctagtagatttttgacttttgaaactcagaaatacttttttcccccctcaaatttctgtgattaatcttaaactttcagaatttttttgtacaaatttttcacttttcagatACATTTCCACgtcttttccagaaaattttagattaagctcaaaatgtgtttgcttctttcaaatttcaactttttaaagtcaGACATGCTCAAGTATTTTCCAGAAAACATAATAGATTGTCAACatttatgagattttttttaacagtcttTCAAGTTGAAAAACTTTGTTTCTAGaatatttcaaagttttgtgtcaaattttgagtttattttccagaaaagaaaaaaactgagctGCTTAGCTGATTGATCGTCTGGATCTCGTCTCTTCAGGTGATGAAAACTCGTCTGACGCTGAGAAAGACGGGACAGTACTCAGGGATGTTCGACTGTGCCAAGAAAATCCTGCAGAGGGAAGGAGTCAAGGCATTTTACAAAGGATACGTTCCCAATATTCTGGGCATAATCCCGTATGCTGGGATAGATCTGGCTGTGTACGAGGTCTGTGCCGATAACTTGGATAAATTCAAACTGCAAATAAATCCGTACTGATGTTTTCTCAACCTCTTCCCAACAGAGCTTAAAGAACTTCTGGTTGTCCAAATACGCCAAAGACACAGCGAACCCAGGGGTTCTGGTGCTGCTGGGCTGCGGTACCATTTCCAGCACCTGTGGTCAGCTGGCCAGCTACCCGCTGGCACTGATCCGCACTCGCATGCAGGCTCAAGGTAAAGGAAAATCAgtgaaaaataacttaaatacaataaatatgtaGCTAGAAATATGAATATTAGCTCCCTTTAACTTGATGAAGACTAGTTAATAAacattaagaacattttttttaaatccactaaaatgtgtatttttattataagtGAAGTTAATTTATAATGAGAATGAAGTCGTACGAGAATTAAGTTCTgcaagaataataaaaatataagaataaatttgttctacaagaataaaattgtaatagtacaagaataaagtcattaaaaaatgttaaaatatatatatatattttcttagtGTGGCCCTAGTACTCTGTTGTAAACTAGCTATCTTTTTTGCATCTGTCATGGTTAATTGCAAATTTATCAGCAGTTGACTGGATGAAATTCATACATTTCTGTACGAAATATGGAATTTCATATTGGGATGAAATTCCTTTCATAATGATCTTAAAGTCTttgaaagtcttaaatttgagttggtgaaacaaACCCTGAAAAAAGTGCAttatttaaaatccaatttGAGTTTTCCTTATGAAATTATTACGCGCTACAAGTTCACAGATGTTAGTTGGCTGGATGTGCAGCCATGTTAAATTGATTGTCtttcaaataattcagatttaagGAAGTTTCTagaagaacaaaatgttctcatgaactcaaaactgttttaaattagGATTAGGGGATTAGTGACGTAAGCTGAGGATTTTTTTAGTGTCATGGAACAGAACTGGTtcttaatgggttttatctTCACGCCATGTTGTGCAACAAACAGAGCTGGTAATTAAATCAGGATCTCTTCTTCTACTTTAAATGAATtcatgattttatgtttatttttaatgtgattaCCTTAAAAttgggaaataaaatatatatttttcctccCTGTTCATTCAttaatacactgcctggccaaaaaaaaaagtcgccaccaaaaaatggtcacactctctaatattttgttggaccgcctttagctttgattacagcccacattcgctgtggcattgtttcaataagcttctgcagtgtcacaagatttatttccatccagtgttgcattaatctttcaccaagatcttgtattgatgatgggagagtctgaccactgcgcaaagccttctccagcacatcccaaagattctcaatggggttaaggtctggactctgtggtggccaatccatgtgtgaaaaagatgtctcatgctccctgaaccactctttcacaatgtgagccccatgaatcctggcattgtcatcttggaatacgcccgttccatttgggaagacaaaatccattgatggaataacctggtcattcagtatattcaggtagtcagctgacctaattctttgggcacacaatgttgctgaaccttgacctgaccaactgcagtaaccccagatcatagcactgcccccacaggcttgtacagtaggcactaggcatgatgggtgcatcacttcacctgcctctcttcttaccctgatgcgcccatcactctggaacagggtaaatctggactcatcagaccacatgaccctcttccattcctccagagtccaatctttatgctccctagcaaactgaagcctttttttctggttagccttactgattagaggttttcttacggctacacagctgttcaatcccaaccccttgagttcccttcgcattgtgcgtgtggaaatgcttttgcgttcacaattaaacatactcctgagttctgctgttgtttttcttcgatttgatttgaccaaacgtttaagtaatcgccgatcacgatcattcaggatttttttccgaccacatttcttcctggaagacgatggttccccaccatccttccagtttttaatgatgcgttggacagttcttaacccaattctagtagtttctgcaatctccttagatgtttctctgcttgatgcatgccaatgatttgacccttcttaaacaaactaacgtcttttccacgaccacaggatgtgtcttttgccatggttgtttaagaaatgaggagttactcattgcatcagcaggggttaaataacttgttgccagctgaaagataatcgcctatgcagtacttatctaataggaggcttgtacctatttgcttagttaaatccaggtggcgactatttttttggccaggcagtgtaatTTCAACATGAAATTGCAAAATGTATTACGTGGATTAAAACCACTTCCATCTTGGAAATAGTGAATGAATTTATAATAAGgaatattaatctttttttactttgcattgAAGAatctaagtaaatattttacataaaaccacTTTTATTAGAtgtttaaatagaaaacatttaatatcttCCCACATACTTACAATTTAGCAGGGGTGTTATTTACCTTTTCTAAATTTATGAATTTGCAAATTCATTTTGTGTTgtgtatatttttgatttaaatgcttaaagcaggaaaaaaacccaaacttaAAACCATAATTTTGAGTGcttcatttagtttatttattgatcccaaatggatattaaactttaagaaaagttgtaatattatgagaaGGCAAAGctattttatttgactttatcatcaatgtgactttattcttgtaatttaattttttacacttttcatCAGCATAGACCAGATACTACATCATAGTGGAGGGCATTGCTAACTAAACGGTTATTTACACTAACCCTAAAGCACCGATCATAAATAATTCCAGTAACACTAAAGTGCTATACCAACctggtatttagtggaagctaatgctaaattgtTAACTTCGACCATGTTGACACCCTCTGTGTGCCTCTCCGTCTCCGCAGCGTCTCTGGAGGGCTCTGAGCAGCTGCCGATGGGCCGCATGGTGCAGAAGATCCTGGAGAAGGAGGGCTTCTTCGGACTTTACCGCGGCATCCTGCCCAACTTCATGAAGGTGATACCGGCGGTCAGCATCAGCTACGTCGTTTACGAGAACATGCGCTCTGGCCTGGGAATCCAAAAGTAAGCTGCAGAACCCTCCAgattgcagccatttttactcCCCATTCTTCATCAAGTTGTTTACCCAGAGGTCACACAGCTGAACTCCTGTGGAGGACTTAAAGTGACAGCAGAACTTTAAAATCCTGCTCGCTGTTTACAATGCAACCACAGCTTTAAGTGCACTGACACTTTGGGTTAAATAACCGGCACTCGCTCAGAGGAGattgatttaaacagaaaacccTCCAttgttttttacctttaatCAACCTGCGTCAGTTTCGACCCTTATCAGAAGTCCAAGCCATCGCCTGCTGTGTAAAACCCCCAAAATTACGTAAGATGTCTCTGAAAAATTAAAGTGCAATACTTTATCCCTTTTGGAAAAAATTCACAGCAGTGTTTTTCCAAAGAGACATGTGGGATGTTATTGCACCtctaagtaaaagtaaaacaaatgtgccttatgtcttttttttcttatgttttcttttggtttatagATAATGTTTACAATAAACATccaattacaaataaattaagttgtgaacagttttttttattgaaaataccAACAGAAACGATGATGTATGTCGCTGAGGTTTTATCTCACGCTTTGAAAATCTCAGAATTCAActcaggcaaaaaataaaaattaaagttc contains:
- the slc25a24 gene encoding calcium-binding mitochondrial carrier protein SCaMC-1 isoform X1; translation: MYPALRKLFFTDCRCAGNPPKTYEELFAKLDTNKDGKVDVSELKAGLAAMGIQNGKGAVQKIISSADKNKDDELDFNEFAKYLKEHEKKLRLTFKSLDKNRDGQVDYMEIQQSFADLGLEITKEDAKKILQSIDSDGTMSLDWNEWREHFLLNPATSLQEIIRYWKHSTVLDIGDSLTIPDEFTEEEKTTGLWWKQLMSGAVAGAVSRTGTAPLDRMKVFMQVHASKSNKISLVGGFKQMLKEGGVTSLWRGNGINVLKIAPETAIKFMAYEQYKKLLASEPGKVQTHERFMAGSLAGATAQTAIYPMEVMKTRLTLRKTGQYSGMFDCAKKILQREGVKAFYKGYVPNILGIIPYAGIDLAVYESLKNFWLSKYAKDTANPGVLVLLGCGTISSTCGQLASYPLALIRTRMQAQASLEGSEQLPMGRMVQKILEKEGFFGLYRGILPNFMKVIPAVSISYVVYENMRSGLGIQK
- the slc25a24 gene encoding calcium-binding mitochondrial carrier protein SCaMC-1 isoform X2 — its product is MVSCSLHFVAAVKVLRWKCALEQGSFPQTAPACRKIISSADKNKDDELDFNEFAKYLKEHEKKLRLTFKSLDKNRDGQVDYMEIQQSFADLGLEITKEDAKKILQSIDSDGTMSLDWNEWREHFLLNPATSLQEIIRYWKHSTVLDIGDSLTIPDEFTEEEKTTGLWWKQLMSGAVAGAVSRTGTAPLDRMKVFMQVHASKSNKISLVGGFKQMLKEGGVTSLWRGNGINVLKIAPETAIKFMAYEQYKKLLASEPGKVQTHERFMAGSLAGATAQTAIYPMEVMKTRLTLRKTGQYSGMFDCAKKILQREGVKAFYKGYVPNILGIIPYAGIDLAVYESLKNFWLSKYAKDTANPGVLVLLGCGTISSTCGQLASYPLALIRTRMQAQASLEGSEQLPMGRMVQKILEKEGFFGLYRGILPNFMKVIPAVSISYVVYENMRSGLGIQK